The Streptomyces nitrosporeus genome includes a window with the following:
- a CDS encoding futalosine hydrolase translates to MRVLVVTAVPAERDAVTRAFGGGFGVRRVPGGELHRAGPFDVTAGGVGPAAAAAATAFALAGAPAGEPYGLVVSAGIGGGFAPAAPVGSLVVADTIAAADLGAETPDGFVPVTGLGFGRDRFVPPAPLVREVARATGAVRGTVLTVSTVTGSTSSAAALLTAHPGAVAEAMEGFGVAEAADRAGLPVLELRTVSNAVGPRDRDAWRIGEALAALTDAFGKTAPVVEGWIQR, encoded by the coding sequence GTGCGGGTGCTCGTCGTGACCGCCGTCCCGGCCGAACGGGACGCGGTCACCCGTGCTTTCGGGGGCGGGTTTGGGGTGCGCCGGGTGCCGGGCGGCGAGCTGCACCGGGCCGGGCCCTTCGACGTGACCGCGGGCGGGGTGGGACCGGCCGCCGCGGCGGCGGCCACCGCCTTCGCCCTGGCCGGCGCGCCCGCCGGTGAACCGTACGGCCTGGTCGTGTCCGCGGGCATCGGGGGCGGCTTCGCGCCCGCCGCGCCCGTCGGGTCCCTGGTGGTGGCCGACACGATCGCCGCCGCCGACCTGGGCGCCGAGACCCCGGACGGTTTCGTGCCCGTCACCGGGCTCGGTTTCGGCCGGGACCGCTTCGTGCCGCCCGCCCCGCTCGTCCGGGAGGTCGCCAGGGCCACCGGCGCCGTACGAGGCACGGTCCTCACCGTCTCGACCGTGACCGGCAGCACCTCCTCCGCGGCGGCGCTGCTGACCGCACATCCCGGAGCCGTCGCCGAGGCCATGGAGGGCTTCGGCGTCGCGGAGGCCGCCGACCGGGCCGGGCTGCCGGTACTGGAGCTCCGGACCGTCTCGAACGCGGTCGGGCCGCGTGACCGGGACGCCTGGCGCATCGGCGAGGCGCTGGCCGCGCTCACCGACGCGTTCGGGAAGACCGCACCCGTAGTGGAAGGCTGGATCCAGCGATGA